A window of Mustela lutreola isolate mMusLut2 chromosome X, mMusLut2.pri, whole genome shotgun sequence genomic DNA:
AAACACAGAAAGCCCCTGTCGTCCCCACCTGCCACCCTCTTGGTGTTTGAGTCCCCTTCAGAGTGTGGAACCTTTTCTTTGCACAACGGTGACAGCTTTCTGAGCTACTAGGCCAGCTCGCGCCACAGCTGGTCCCAAAGCCGTTGGCAGTCCGTGATAAGTGCACACTGTCTTCCTGTCACCCGCTTCTGTGGCTGCAGGATATGGCGGTTTAATCGTGCGCAAGGAAAGAAGGTGACTGGATGGGGTGGCACTTCAGGGGAGCGCGGGAGGcctgaggagcagaggggagctgCTTGCCCTCCTCTCCCGCCGCGcccctccttctcctgccccgcccccctccagTACTGCCCCGTCCCTTGCTTTGGATTCCAGAACTCGCCACAGCTAAGGTCTCTAGTTCAACTGGATGTTTGGTTAAAGGGGCTCGGGGCTGACTGGAAATGTCAGCATTGATGAAACCACTGAGGTGGGGAAACCCTTTCTGAATTGTAATGACGGGCCTTGGGAAGGTCTAAGTCTCTAAATGTCGTGGATCCAACAGAACTAGAGCAAGGAGCAGGATTTTCCTACTGCCCCGAGGAGAGAAGAACTGCATGGGGTCAGGAGAGAGGCACGGAACCCCTAAGAGAGAGAGCATTCTAGGGGCTTCCAGAAGCCTCAAGGAAGAAGGTGAACACACTGTGGGTATCGCtttgctttcatttgttttcttctaatgAAAACTGTTGGTGGACCCTGAGGCAGAGAGTTGGGAAGCTGGAGGCTCTCTTTTGGGTGCTTTTCTTTGTAACCCCATTGTTTTTGTGACCACAGGGGAAGAGGCACAACAGTCTTCCACTCCCGCCAGCCGGTCAGCGGGACCACTGCCTTTCTCCGGCCTATGTCCGCCGCTCTGGGGCAAGGTCTAGGACAAGGTTGCGGCATCTGCGTCAGAAATCCCCGGGACTTGGCCTGCTGAAGAAGCTGGCTCAGCTGGGAGGCCAAGGCACGTTTTAGCAAAGCAGTTTATCTTCATTCTGAACGGACAGTGGAGGCCGCCCCGAGGTCCCCCAGGGCTCCACATGAAGCCCGAGTCCAGGCAGGCCCTCTCCCACGTGGCTGTGGCCAGCTGCTTCTGCACAGCCACCGTCTACACAGGCGTGTTCGATGGCGTCTTTGTCCAGCTGGGCTATGAACACTATGCGGAAGCCCCTGTGGCCGGCCTCCCCGCCTTCCTGGCCATGCCCTTCAACTCACTCATTAACGTGGCCTACGTCCTATTGGGGCTGTATTGGCTGCAGAGGAAGTCCAGGGCCCCGGGGCACCCCGTGGAGGCGCGGAGGGCTTGCTACCTGAAGGATGTCTTCGCCAGCATGGCCCTGGTCTACGGCCCGGTTCAGTGGCTGCGGATCGCGACGCAGGTGCCCCCCGCCGCCGTGCTGGACCAGTGGTTCACCTTACCCATCTTCGCATGGCCAGTCGCCTGGTGTCTCTCCCTAGACAGGGGTTGGGATCCCTGGTTGTTCCTTGCCATCGAGGGTCTCTCCCTGGGCAGTTACGGCCTCACCTTGCTACACTCCCATGGGTTCGAGGTCGCGCTGGGCGTCCACATCGCAGCTGCCGCGGCCCAGGCCCTTCGCACTCACAGGCGCCACGGCACTGCCTCCTCGGGGACCTACTTGGCTCTGGGCGTGCTCTCCTGCGCCGGCTTTGTGGTCCTCAAGCTGTGCGACCATCAGCTCGCGCAGTGGCGCCTCTTCCAGCGGCTCACGGGCCACTTCTGGTCCAAGGTCTGTGACGTGCTCCAGTTCCATTTCGCTTTCTTGTTTCTGACAAACTTGAACACTTGCCAAAGCCGTCCTGAGAGGAAGATACATTAAAGTTTGCccggaaaaaaaatttttaaaaagaagaggaaaaaatggaatgggcggccggctcagtcagaagagcacttcactctggatcccagggtcttgccttcaagccccatgtgggggacagagatgacttaaataaattgaagaaaactTAAGGAAAACAAGGGgttatggagaggagaagggagttgggggaaattggaaggggaggtgaaccatgagagactatggactctgaaaagcaatctgagggttttgaaggggcggggggtggaggtcggggaaccaggtggtgggtattagagagggcacggattgcatggagccctgggagtggtgcaaaaacaatgaatactgttacgctgaaaaaaaaattaaaaaaaataaaactaaagtgtGGAACAAAGCTGCTTGCAGTCACCCGTCCCTCCCCCAGCTGACCACCCACCTGTAGCTCCATTGGTCTGCAGTTTCCTAGGTGCGATAAGATAGACAGGTCACACGGAAGACTGTCCCTTCCCTCGAAGTTATGGACTTCGAGATTTAGAGGCGAAATGTTACGCGGTCTGTGACTTACTTTCGCAGATGGCTCAGTGCAGGGCATGGAGGGGGTCATTATACTAGTCTTGTCATTCTTCtgtagtttgaaattttttcagaataaaagGTTGGGGGCAAGTGGCGCCAGGAAATCCATCACTGTCACGGTGAGAGAGAAATGGTCACCGCATGTCAGGCCAGGCGGCGGGCGTGCCAGTGAGTGTCCCCAGGGTCGAGTGGGTTCAGGGAGACCAAGTTACATCGCACACAGGCTGGGCAGGCTAATGGGGAATTCGAAAGCCAAGGTCACGTAGCAGAAGCCCCATCATTTCAGGTCCTTTGTGGAACAAGGCACAGTGTGTCTACATGAAGGAAGCACAAACATCAAAAGTTGAATTctggagggtggggttatggacattggggagggtctgtgctatggtgagtgctgtgaagtgtgtaaacctggcgattcacagacctgtacccctggggataaaaatatattatatgtttattaaaaataaataaataaatttcttttaaaaagttgaattctCAAcagagggcccctgggtggctcagtcggttaagcggctgccttctgcttggatcatgatcccaggctcctgggatcgagccccacatggggctccctgctcggtggggagcctgcttcccccctccctccgcctgctgctccccctgcttgtgcatgcgctcgctctctcactctctcaaatgggtaaatcttaaaaaaaaataaaaatgaattctcaACAGAACGTTGCCATGGGAGCCAGGGGGTGGCTTAGATGTCCTTAGCGGCAAGGCTTACTGAAGGGTCCTGTGGAGGTTTCCATCGGACAGACCCAGCACCTGGGCTCGGCCAGCCCTGCCTCCCGCTTGTCAGTGAGTCCTCCACCTGCTCGTCTCATCCGCTGTCATCGGAAGGACATCTGTTCGTCAGAGACAAAGGTGAAGGCAAAGTTAAAGAGGACACCGTCTCTGCCCACATGTGCCTGCTCGGTGTCCCCCAGGGCCCCTCCCTGGGGCATGCGTGTTGGCATGGGGACCATTGCAGTGACTGCTGAGATGCTTTTGAAACTGGGTACCTGGACGCCTCCCAAGTGTGTGGTGGGTCTGAAGCAAGCCGTCGCCTGGAGAACCCGACCTCTACCCCTCCCACGAGGCCCGGGCAAATGGTGTGGCCTGGCTCGGGGATGGGGGCCCAGAGGCCGGGTATGCCAGCAGGTGAAGAGCAGGGTGGCACTTCTTTGGGGAAACAGCTTTGTCCCGTCACGGTGTCCCTAGGGAAGCCagcgggagggaggggaagatgtGCTTCCTTGGGTGGCCCAGGTAGGGGTGAGGGTAGGAGGGTGGTGGCAGAGGAGACCAAGCTCTTAGAGGGGCTTCGTTCTTCACCGAGTAGCTGAGGGGTCCCCCCCACTGCCGCCCACATTTGCGGTTTGCCTCGTTGCCGGACGCATCCTTCATTTGATTTCACCCCATTTCAGTAAATAAGCCTGAGACCCTTCTGGTTTTCACGACACTTCTGTGTCAGTCTGGGTCTGCAGAGGAAACAGGTGGCATGCCGAGATTCGGGTGACTCAGGACAGTTTCATGGAGAACTAGACACAccgcggtgggggtgggggggccctctACCACGCCGGGGCCAGGGCGACACAGGCCAGGGCAGAGA
This region includes:
- the TMEM187 gene encoding transmembrane protein 187, encoding MKPESRQALSHVAVASCFCTATVYTGVFDGVFVQLGYEHYAEAPVAGLPAFLAMPFNSLINVAYVLLGLYWLQRKSRAPGHPVEARRACYLKDVFASMALVYGPVQWLRIATQVPPAAVLDQWFTLPIFAWPVAWCLSLDRGWDPWLFLAIEGLSLGSYGLTLLHSHGFEVALGVHIAAAAAQALRTHRRHGTASSGTYLALGVLSCAGFVVLKLCDHQLAQWRLFQRLTGHFWSKVCDVLQFHFAFLFLTNLNTCQSRPERKIH